One Bradyrhizobium sp. CCGB12 genomic window carries:
- a CDS encoding cell wall hydrolase — protein sequence MSVLRTHPKGARFASFGIGLCIFALMPRETGYQDIASLLARQPGVAERWQRQVFSAASSIQLATYSFSRPIGTSVPQSAMVRLASIDGRDVTGAISRNPALQAPPRYQAADFPKVDRSMKGDRLAIAAPTTPSDTTTPAAAPAQEDPTTSNSSVFGAKTAALPQAMSPESAAALDPELQEALRAPPLPQYANAPQASEAARAFAVQPLEALKRATAPTTPVRDPFSVKTSNLFFGSSSLGGSVESIESWQPGAEPLIVMPDPDMKVTASLSPPTAEIAKDIESGESVAPKGEVNADNQRARSPAERLALDDKSRAKSEKCLAEAVYFESRGEAVRGQMAVAQVVMNRVFSGKYPDTVCGAVYQNKHRHLACQFTFACDNNADVIREPEMWERAKKIAKAMLDGQIWLPEVGKSTHYHAYWVRPSWVAEMKKMYKTGVHTFYRPRAWGDGSEEPSWGTPAQTAALSAELAQEAKSSAEMGATERR from the coding sequence ATGTCAGTGTTGCGTACCCATCCGAAGGGCGCGCGGTTCGCGTCCTTCGGCATCGGTCTCTGCATCTTCGCATTGATGCCGAGAGAGACCGGCTATCAGGACATTGCCTCGCTGCTGGCGCGTCAACCCGGCGTCGCCGAGCGTTGGCAGAGGCAGGTTTTTTCCGCTGCGTCCTCCATACAGCTGGCCACCTACAGCTTTTCCCGCCCCATTGGCACGTCGGTTCCGCAGAGCGCGATGGTTCGCCTCGCGAGCATCGATGGCCGCGACGTTACCGGCGCGATCAGTCGCAATCCGGCGCTGCAGGCACCGCCGCGCTACCAGGCCGCCGATTTTCCCAAGGTCGATCGCTCGATGAAGGGTGATCGCCTCGCAATCGCTGCCCCGACGACGCCTTCCGATACGACCACGCCGGCCGCAGCACCCGCGCAGGAAGATCCCACGACCTCGAACAGTTCCGTATTCGGTGCCAAGACCGCCGCGTTGCCGCAGGCGATGTCGCCTGAGTCCGCAGCCGCGCTCGATCCCGAGCTTCAGGAGGCGCTCCGTGCGCCGCCGCTGCCGCAATATGCCAATGCGCCGCAGGCCAGCGAGGCCGCGCGCGCATTCGCGGTGCAGCCGCTGGAAGCGCTGAAGCGAGCTACTGCGCCGACGACGCCTGTGCGCGATCCCTTCAGCGTCAAGACCTCGAACCTGTTCTTCGGCAGCTCCTCGCTCGGCGGCTCTGTCGAGAGCATCGAGAGCTGGCAGCCGGGCGCCGAGCCGCTGATCGTGATGCCTGATCCCGACATGAAGGTGACGGCCTCGCTGTCGCCGCCGACGGCGGAGATCGCCAAGGACATCGAGAGCGGCGAGAGTGTCGCGCCGAAGGGCGAGGTCAACGCCGACAACCAGCGCGCCAGATCGCCGGCGGAGCGGCTCGCGCTCGACGACAAGTCGCGCGCCAAGTCAGAGAAATGTCTCGCCGAAGCCGTCTACTTCGAGTCCCGCGGCGAGGCCGTCCGTGGCCAGATGGCCGTCGCGCAAGTCGTGATGAACCGCGTGTTCTCCGGCAAATATCCCGACACCGTGTGCGGCGCGGTTTATCAGAACAAGCATCGTCATCTCGCCTGCCAGTTCACCTTTGCCTGCGACAACAATGCCGACGTCATCCGCGAGCCTGAGATGTGGGAGCGCGCCAAGAAGATCGCCAAGGCCATGCTCGACGGCCAGATCTGGCTCCCCGAGGTCGGCAAGTCCACGCACTACCACGCCTACTGGGTACGCCCGTCCTGGGTCGCCGAGATGAAGAAGATGTACAAGACCGGCGTGCACACCTTCTACCGCCCGCGCGCCTGGGGCGACGGCAGCGAGGAACCGAGCTGGGGC
- the ppdK gene encoding pyruvate, phosphate dikinase codes for MAKAASKPKKIPAKMPAKSKSSAAAKAAPPARKALAKSASKSASKPAVKPAAKSAAKPAAKAVSKAAQPKFAAKPAPKKAAPAAAKAGKWVFTFGDGKAEGRTEMRDLLGGKGANLAEMANLGLPVPPGFTIPTSVCTYFYAHDKSYPKELQSQVEKALDHVGKLTGKVFGDTKNPLLVSVRSGARASMPGMMDTVLNLGLNDATVDALAELSGDRRFAYDSYRRFITMYSDVVLGFEHHHFEEILDTFKDSQGYTLDTDLSAEDWVDLVGKYKDAVARETGKEFPQDPHDQLWGAIGAVFSSWMNARAVTYRKLHDIPESWGTAVNVQAMVFGNMGDTSATGVAFTRNPSTGESKLYGEFLINAQGEDVVAGIRTPQDITEEARKESGSDKASMESAMPDAFKELTRIYTLLEKHYRDMQDMEFTVEQGKLWMLQTRGGKRTAKAALRIAVELANEGLISKKEAVTRIDPASLDQLLHPTIDPNAKRDVIATGLPASPGAASGEIVFSSDEAAKLQADGRRVILVRIETSPEDIHGMHAAEGILTTRGGMTSHAAVVARGMGKPCVSGCGTIRVDYGRGTMSIGSRTFKSGDVITIDGSLGQVLAGRMPMIEPELSGEFGTLMNWADQVRKIGVRVNGDTPEDARTAIKFGAEGIGLCRTEHMFFEETRIRTVREMILAEDEQARRAALAKLLPMQRADFVELFEIMKGLPVTIRLLDPPLHEFLPHTHAEVEEVARAMNTDPRRLADRARELSEFNPMLGFRGCRIAIAYPEIAEMQARAIFEAAVEAQRRTGKAVGLEVMVPLIATKAELDLVKARIDVTAQAVMRDTNTKLAYQVGTMIELPRACLLAAEIAQSAEFFSFGTNDLTQTTYGISRDDAASFLGPYVAKGILSVDPFIALDQEGVGELVKIGVARGRKTRASLKVGICGEHGGDPASVAFCHQIGLDYVSCSPYRVPIARLAAAQAALGKTAASQA; via the coding sequence ATGGCCAAAGCCGCCTCGAAGCCCAAGAAAATCCCGGCGAAAATGCCAGCGAAATCAAAGTCCTCTGCCGCGGCGAAAGCCGCGCCGCCAGCCCGCAAGGCGCTTGCCAAGAGTGCCTCCAAGAGTGCCTCGAAGCCGGCCGTCAAGCCCGCTGCAAAGTCCGCAGCCAAGCCGGCGGCAAAGGCTGTGTCCAAGGCGGCTCAGCCGAAGTTCGCCGCGAAGCCCGCACCGAAGAAGGCCGCGCCAGCAGCGGCCAAGGCCGGAAAATGGGTGTTCACATTCGGCGACGGCAAGGCCGAAGGCCGGACGGAGATGCGCGACCTGCTCGGCGGCAAGGGCGCCAACCTCGCCGAGATGGCCAATCTCGGTCTGCCCGTGCCTCCCGGCTTCACCATCCCGACCTCGGTCTGCACCTACTTCTACGCCCACGACAAGTCCTATCCGAAGGAATTGCAGTCGCAGGTTGAGAAGGCGCTGGACCATGTCGGCAAGTTGACCGGCAAGGTATTCGGCGACACCAAGAACCCGCTGCTCGTCTCCGTGCGCTCCGGCGCGCGCGCCTCGATGCCGGGTATGATGGACACGGTGCTCAATCTCGGCCTCAACGACGCGACCGTGGACGCGCTGGCCGAGCTGTCGGGCGACCGTCGCTTCGCCTATGACAGCTATCGCCGCTTCATCACCATGTATTCGGACGTGGTGCTCGGCTTCGAGCATCATCACTTCGAGGAGATCCTCGACACCTTCAAGGACAGCCAGGGCTACACGCTCGACACCGATCTGTCGGCCGAGGACTGGGTCGATCTGGTCGGCAAGTACAAGGACGCGGTCGCGCGCGAGACCGGCAAGGAATTCCCGCAGGATCCGCACGACCAGCTCTGGGGCGCGATCGGTGCTGTGTTTTCCTCCTGGATGAACGCGCGCGCGGTGACCTACCGCAAGCTGCACGACATTCCGGAATCATGGGGCACCGCGGTCAACGTGCAGGCCATGGTGTTCGGCAACATGGGCGACACGTCGGCGACGGGCGTTGCCTTCACCCGCAATCCCTCGACCGGCGAGAGCAAGCTCTACGGCGAGTTCCTGATCAACGCGCAAGGCGAGGACGTGGTGGCGGGCATCCGCACGCCGCAGGACATCACCGAGGAAGCGCGGAAAGAGTCGGGCTCCGACAAGGCGTCGATGGAATCGGCGATGCCGGACGCCTTCAAGGAGCTGACGCGGATCTACACGCTGCTCGAGAAGCACTACCGCGACATGCAGGACATGGAGTTCACGGTCGAGCAGGGCAAGCTCTGGATGCTCCAGACCCGCGGCGGCAAGCGCACCGCGAAGGCGGCGCTGCGCATCGCGGTCGAGCTCGCCAATGAAGGCCTGATCTCGAAGAAGGAAGCGGTGACGCGGATCGATCCGGCATCGCTCGACCAGCTGCTGCATCCGACCATCGATCCCAACGCCAAGCGCGACGTGATCGCGACCGGCCTGCCGGCCTCGCCAGGTGCCGCCTCCGGCGAGATCGTGTTCTCCTCGGACGAAGCGGCCAAGCTCCAGGCCGACGGACGCAGGGTCATCCTGGTCCGCATCGAGACCAGCCCGGAAGACATCCACGGCATGCACGCCGCCGAAGGCATCTTGACCACGCGCGGCGGCATGACCTCGCACGCGGCGGTGGTCGCGCGCGGCATGGGCAAGCCCTGCGTCTCCGGCTGCGGCACCATCCGCGTCGATTACGGCCGCGGCACCATGAGCATCGGCTCGCGCACCTTCAAGTCCGGCGACGTCATTACCATCGACGGCTCGCTCGGCCAGGTGCTCGCCGGCCGCATGCCGATGATCGAGCCGGAGCTGTCCGGCGAGTTCGGCACGCTGATGAATTGGGCTGATCAGGTCCGCAAGATCGGCGTCCGCGTCAACGGCGATACGCCGGAAGATGCGCGCACCGCGATCAAGTTCGGTGCGGAAGGCATCGGCCTGTGCCGCACCGAGCACATGTTCTTCGAGGAGACGCGCATCCGCACGGTGCGCGAGATGATCCTCGCCGAGGACGAGCAGGCGCGCCGCGCGGCGCTGGCAAAGCTGCTGCCGATGCAGCGGGCCGACTTCGTCGAGCTGTTCGAGATCATGAAGGGCCTGCCCGTCACGATCCGACTGCTTGATCCGCCGCTGCACGAGTTCCTGCCGCACACCCATGCCGAGGTCGAGGAAGTGGCGCGCGCCATGAACACCGACCCGCGGCGCCTGGCCGACCGCGCTCGCGAGCTTTCGGAGTTCAATCCGATGCTCGGCTTCCGCGGCTGCCGTATCGCGATCGCATATCCCGAGATCGCCGAGATGCAGGCCCGCGCGATCTTCGAGGCCGCGGTCGAGGCGCAGCGGCGCACCGGCAAGGCCGTCGGTCTCGAGGTGATGGTGCCGCTGATCGCGACCAAGGCTGAGCTCGACCTCGTCAAGGCCCGGATCGATGTCACCGCGCAGGCGGTGATGCGCGACACCAACACCAAGCTGGCCTATCAGGTCGGCACCATGATCGAGCTGCCGCGCGCCTGCCTGCTCGCGGCCGAGATCGCGCAGTCCGCCGAGTTCTTCTCGTTCGGCACCAACGACCTGACGCAGACCACCTACGGCATCAGCCGCGATGACGCGGCGAGCTTCCTCGGTCCGTACGTCGCCAAGGGCATCCTCTCGGTCGATCCCTTCATCGCGCTCGACCAGGAAGGCGTTGGTGAGCTCGTCAAGATCGGCGTCGCGCGTGGCCGCAAGACGCGGGCCTCGCTCAAGGTCGGCATCTGCGGCGAGCACGGCGGCGATCCCGCCTCCGTCGCGTTCTGTCACCAGATCGGTCTCGACTACGTCTCGTGCTCGCCCTACCGCGTGCCGATCGCCCGTCTCGCCGCTGCGCAAGCCGCACTCGGCAAGACGGCCGCGAGCCAGGCGTAA
- a CDS encoding DUF3096 domain-containing protein has translation MHITVAHISPILSLIAGVLILIMPRLLNLIVAIFLIVNGAIGLGLLKWLRF, from the coding sequence ATGCACATCACCGTCGCCCACATTTCGCCGATCCTGTCGTTGATTGCGGGCGTGCTCATCCTGATCATGCCGCGGCTCCTCAATCTGATCGTCGCGATCTTCCTCATCGTGAATGGCGCGATCGGGCTCGGGCTCCTGAAGTGGCTCCGCTTCTAG
- a CDS encoding DUF1236 domain-containing protein has protein sequence MRNRILALAALAAAIGSPLAAQAQSGVTVGRAPAVVDSAPSIATDQRPAFREYVVEQRVPAFRIPDRVVVGATLPESGVTYYDVPQRFGATTYRYTVVNGETVLVEPRSRRIVEVLD, from the coding sequence ATGCGGAACAGGATTCTTGCTCTTGCAGCGCTCGCGGCCGCGATCGGCTCGCCTCTTGCGGCGCAGGCGCAAAGCGGCGTTACCGTCGGCCGCGCGCCCGCCGTGGTCGATAGTGCCCCGAGTATTGCGACCGACCAGCGGCCGGCCTTCCGCGAATATGTCGTCGAACAACGTGTGCCGGCCTTCCGTATTCCGGATCGCGTAGTGGTCGGCGCCACCTTACCCGAAAGCGGCGTCACCTATTATGACGTGCCGCAACGTTTCGGCGCCACCACCTATCGCTACACCGTCGTGAACGGCGAGACCGTGTTGGTCGAGCCGCGCTCGCGCCGTATCGTCGAGGTGCTGGACTAG
- the glyS gene encoding glycine--tRNA ligase subunit beta, with product MPDLLLELFSEEIPARMQAKAADDLRRMVTDKLVAEGLVYEGAKAFATPRRLALTVHGIPARQPDLKTERRGPKVGAPDAAVQGFLKATGLSSLDEAKIQRDPKGDFYIALIEKPGRDAIDVLAEILPVIIRTFPWPKSMRWGARSGKPGSLSWVRPLHAITATFGPETEEPDVVKFEVDGIETGQTTYGHRFMAPDAISVRRFEDYEAKLKAAKVILDPQARKDIIFADAKELTFAQGFELVEDQVLLDEVSGLVEWPVVMMGSFEEEYLAIPEEVIRATIRNNQKCFVVRDSKTGKLTNKFVLTANIEAADGGKVIVSGNERVIRPRLSDAKFFYETDLKTKLEDRLPKFEQIVFHEKLGTQASRIKRIERLAAEIAPLVGADVAKATRAAHLAKADLLTEVVGEFPEVQGLMGRYYALAQGEDGSVAAACEEHYKPQGPTDRVPTDPISVAVALADKIDTLVGFWAIDEKPTGSKDPYALRRAALGVIRLIADNALRLSLVKVAASALAGLSVKPADAQKLPSDLLAFFADRLKVQLREQGARHDLVDAVFALGGQDDLLMIVRRVEALGKFLDSDDGKNLLAGTKRASNILSIEEKKDKRTFEGAPDTALYNLNEEKALAKAIGEVKAEASAAVAKEDFAAAMSAMAKLRPPVDAFFDKVRVNDDNAKVRENRLKLLGEIRSATRAVADFSKIQD from the coding sequence ATGCCCGATCTTTTGCTTGAACTGTTCTCGGAAGAAATCCCCGCGCGCATGCAGGCGAAGGCGGCCGACGATCTGCGCCGCATGGTCACCGACAAGCTCGTCGCCGAAGGGCTCGTCTACGAGGGCGCGAAAGCGTTCGCGACGCCGCGCCGCCTGGCGCTCACCGTGCACGGAATCCCTGCGCGCCAGCCTGATCTCAAGACCGAGCGCCGCGGCCCGAAAGTCGGCGCGCCCGATGCAGCCGTGCAGGGCTTCCTGAAGGCGACAGGTCTCAGCTCGCTCGATGAAGCCAAGATCCAGCGCGACCCGAAGGGCGACTTCTATATCGCGTTGATCGAGAAGCCCGGCCGCGATGCGATCGACGTGCTCGCGGAAATTCTGCCCGTCATCATCCGCACCTTCCCGTGGCCGAAATCGATGCGATGGGGTGCGCGCTCCGGCAAGCCCGGCTCGCTGAGCTGGGTGCGTCCGCTGCACGCGATCACCGCGACGTTCGGGCCCGAGACCGAAGAGCCCGATGTCGTGAAGTTCGAGGTCGACGGCATCGAGACCGGCCAGACCACCTACGGCCATCGCTTCATGGCGCCGGACGCAATCAGCGTGCGCCGGTTCGAGGACTATGAGGCGAAGCTGAAGGCCGCCAAGGTCATTCTCGATCCGCAGGCGCGCAAGGACATCATCTTCGCCGATGCCAAGGAATTGACCTTCGCACAAGGGTTCGAACTGGTCGAGGATCAGGTGCTGCTGGACGAAGTGTCCGGCCTCGTCGAATGGCCTGTCGTCATGATGGGATCGTTCGAGGAGGAATATCTCGCGATCCCCGAAGAGGTGATCCGCGCCACCATCCGCAACAACCAGAAATGTTTCGTCGTCAGGGATTCCAAGACAGGGAAGCTAACCAACAAGTTCGTCCTCACCGCCAATATCGAGGCGGCCGACGGCGGCAAGGTCATCGTATCAGGCAACGAGCGCGTGATCCGTCCGCGCCTGTCGGATGCGAAGTTCTTCTATGAGACGGACCTGAAGACCAAGCTCGAGGATCGTCTGCCGAAGTTCGAGCAGATCGTGTTCCACGAGAAGCTCGGCACCCAGGCATCGCGCATCAAGCGCATCGAGCGTCTCGCCGCCGAGATCGCGCCGCTGGTCGGCGCCGACGTCGCCAAGGCGACGCGCGCTGCGCATCTGGCGAAGGCGGATTTGCTCACCGAGGTCGTCGGTGAATTCCCCGAGGTGCAAGGCCTGATGGGCAGGTACTACGCGCTGGCCCAGGGCGAGGACGGTTCCGTCGCCGCAGCCTGCGAGGAGCACTACAAGCCGCAAGGGCCCACCGATCGCGTGCCGACCGATCCGATCAGCGTTGCGGTTGCGCTGGCGGACAAGATCGACACGCTCGTTGGTTTCTGGGCGATCGACGAGAAGCCGACGGGATCGAAGGACCCGTATGCGCTGCGTCGCGCGGCGCTGGGTGTGATCCGACTGATTGCCGACAACGCGTTGCGTCTGTCGCTCGTGAAGGTGGCGGCGTCCGCACTCGCCGGCTTGTCGGTCAAGCCTGCCGATGCCCAGAAGCTTCCGAGCGATCTGCTCGCCTTTTTCGCCGACCGCCTGAAAGTCCAGCTCCGCGAGCAGGGCGCGCGGCACGATCTCGTTGATGCCGTGTTTGCGCTCGGCGGCCAGGACGATCTGCTCATGATCGTTCGACGTGTCGAAGCGCTCGGAAAGTTCCTCGACAGCGACGACGGCAAGAACCTGCTCGCCGGCACCAAGCGCGCCAGCAACATCCTCTCGATCGAGGAGAAGAAGGACAAGCGCACATTCGAGGGCGCACCGGATACTGCGCTCTACAACCTCAACGAGGAAAAGGCGCTGGCGAAGGCGATCGGCGAGGTGAAGGCGGAAGCAAGCGCCGCCGTTGCCAAGGAGGACTTTGCGGCCGCGATGAGCGCGATGGCAAAGCTGCGTCCGCCGGTCGATGCGTTCTTCGACAAGGTTCGCGTCAACGACGACAATGCTAAGGTGCGCGAGAACCGCCTGAAGCTGCTGGGCGAGATCCGCAGCGCGACGCGTGCGGTGGCGGATTTCTCGAAGATCCAGGATTGA
- a CDS encoding glycine--tRNA ligase subunit alpha, with amino-acid sequence MDASLPAHMRPERSFQGFILALQRFWAEQGCVILQPYDMEMGAGTFHPATTLRALGPKPWNAAYVQPSRRPKDGRYGENPNRMQHYYQFQVIMKPSPPNLQELYLKSLAAIGIDSAVHDIRFVEDDWESPTLGAWGLGWECWCDGMEVSQFTYFQQVAGFECAPVAGELTYGLERLAMYVQGVDRVYDLNFNGREGDQKVTYGDVFLQAEQEYSRHNFEYADTAMLFEQFKMAEAACRKYLDAGWREGGNQKQHLMALPAYDQCIKASHVFNLLDARGVISVTERQSYILRVRELAKACGEAWIHTEAGGAA; translated from the coding sequence ATGGACGCCTCATTGCCCGCCCATATGCGCCCGGAACGCTCGTTCCAGGGCTTCATCCTCGCGCTCCAGCGGTTCTGGGCCGAGCAGGGCTGCGTGATTTTGCAGCCCTACGACATGGAGATGGGCGCGGGCACCTTCCATCCGGCCACCACCCTGCGCGCGCTCGGGCCAAAGCCCTGGAACGCCGCCTATGTGCAGCCCTCGCGTCGGCCCAAGGACGGCCGCTATGGCGAGAATCCGAACCGGATGCAGCACTATTACCAGTTCCAGGTGATCATGAAGCCGTCGCCGCCGAACCTTCAGGAGCTGTACCTGAAGTCGCTCGCCGCGATCGGCATCGATTCCGCCGTGCACGACATCCGCTTCGTCGAGGACGATTGGGAGAGCCCGACGCTGGGCGCCTGGGGCCTCGGCTGGGAGTGCTGGTGCGACGGCATGGAAGTGAGCCAGTTCACCTATTTTCAGCAGGTCGCGGGCTTCGAATGCGCGCCCGTCGCGGGCGAGCTCACCTATGGGCTCGAGCGCCTCGCGATGTATGTGCAGGGCGTCGACCGCGTCTACGACCTCAACTTCAACGGCCGCGAGGGCGATCAGAAGGTCACCTATGGTGACGTCTTCCTGCAAGCCGAGCAGGAATATTCGCGGCATAACTTCGAATATGCCGACACCGCGATGTTGTTCGAGCAGTTCAAGATGGCCGAAGCGGCCTGCCGGAAATATCTCGACGCAGGCTGGCGCGAAGGCGGTAACCAGAAGCAGCATCTGATGGCGCTGCCCGCCTATGACCAGTGCATCAAGGCGAGCCACGTCTTCAACCTGCTCGACGCCCGCGGCGTGATCTCCGTGACCGAGCGGCAGAGCTACATTCTTCGCGTGCGCGAGCTGGCAAAGGCCTGCGGCGAGGCCTGGATCCACACTGAAGCGGGCGGAGCGGCCTGA
- a CDS encoding S49 family peptidase, with protein sequence MAEKLNDGESSGLADKLMQYLPARFRPGTAVVPVVRLSGVIGAVTPLRPGMTLAGVARVLERAFSYRNAKAVALVINSPGGSPVQSRQIFLRIKQLAAEKKLKVMVFVEDVAASGGYMIACAGDEIICDPSSILGSIGVVGGSFGFQEAIRRLGIERRLYTAGAHKAMLDPFLPENPDDVAKLKTIQREIHQIFISLVKESRGTRLKGDDDTLFTGEYWAGESAIALGLADGIGDLRSTLRARYGEKVLTPVIAQPTGLLSGFLGRKSPGAGQLSALESVAGLPDELISAVETRAIWAKFGF encoded by the coding sequence ATGGCCGAAAAATTGAACGATGGTGAGAGTTCCGGCCTGGCCGACAAGCTCATGCAATATCTGCCGGCGCGCTTCCGTCCCGGCACGGCGGTGGTGCCGGTGGTGCGGCTGTCCGGCGTCATCGGCGCGGTGACGCCGCTGCGCCCCGGCATGACACTCGCGGGCGTCGCGCGGGTGCTGGAGCGGGCGTTTTCATATCGGAACGCCAAGGCGGTGGCGCTGGTGATCAACTCGCCCGGCGGCTCGCCGGTGCAGTCGCGCCAGATATTCTTACGTATCAAGCAGCTTGCGGCGGAGAAAAAGCTGAAGGTTATGGTGTTCGTCGAGGACGTCGCGGCCTCCGGCGGCTACATGATCGCCTGCGCAGGCGACGAGATCATCTGCGATCCCTCCTCGATCCTCGGCTCGATCGGCGTGGTCGGCGGCAGTTTTGGTTTCCAGGAGGCGATCAGGCGGCTCGGCATCGAGCGGCGCCTGTACACCGCCGGCGCGCACAAGGCGATGCTCGACCCGTTCCTCCCGGAAAACCCCGATGACGTCGCCAAGTTGAAGACGATCCAGCGCGAGATCCACCAGATCTTCATCTCGCTGGTGAAGGAGAGCCGCGGCACGCGGCTGAAGGGCGACGACGACACGCTATTCACGGGAGAATACTGGGCCGGGGAAAGCGCGATCGCGCTGGGGCTGGCCGACGGCATCGGCGATCTCCGCTCAACTCTTCGTGCCCGCTACGGTGAGAAGGTTCTCACCCCCGTGATTGCGCAGCCGACCGGGCTGCTGTCCGGCTTTCTGGGACGGAAATCGCCCGGAGCTGGGCAGCTTTCGGCCCTGGAATCAGTGGCCGGCCTTCCGGATGAGCTGATCTCGGCGGTCGAGACGCGGGCGATTTGGGCGAAATTCGGGTTCTAG
- a CDS encoding tRNA1(Val) (adenine(37)-N6)-methyltransferase — protein MIDAPADITEDAFLGGQLRLKQKRSGHRAGHDAILLAAATEARAGDRVVDLGAGIGAAGLALARRVAGLRLGLVEIDPDLAELARANAAANVIAAETIVLDVAADAQAFAANGLVPDSVDVVLMNPPFNDPARHRGSPDQARHAAHVASEETLHAWVHAARRILRSNGVLTLIWRADGIADVLAALSRGFGSLSILPVHGEAGRPAIRVLVRAVKGGRAPTRVLPGLMLNEEAGVPKKKVKEILEGRAVLPLAEP, from the coding sequence ATGATTGACGCGCCGGCAGACATCACCGAGGACGCCTTTCTCGGCGGGCAGCTGCGGCTGAAGCAGAAGCGGTCCGGCCATCGCGCTGGTCACGACGCCATCCTGCTCGCGGCGGCGACGGAAGCCAGGGCGGGCGATCGCGTGGTCGATCTCGGCGCCGGCATCGGCGCGGCAGGCCTCGCGCTCGCCCGGCGCGTGGCTGGCTTGAGGCTCGGCTTAGTCGAGATCGATCCGGATCTGGCGGAGCTCGCACGCGCCAATGCGGCGGCGAATGTGATTGCCGCCGAGACGATCGTGCTCGACGTCGCGGCCGATGCGCAGGCGTTTGCGGCAAATGGCCTCGTGCCTGACAGCGTCGACGTGGTGTTGATGAATCCGCCCTTCAACGATCCCGCTCGGCATCGCGGTTCGCCAGATCAGGCGCGCCACGCCGCCCATGTTGCGAGCGAGGAGACGCTGCATGCCTGGGTGCATGCAGCACGGCGCATCCTCCGATCGAACGGTGTGCTGACGCTGATATGGCGCGCAGATGGGATAGCGGACGTTCTGGCCGCGCTGTCACGCGGCTTCGGCAGCCTGTCGATCCTGCCGGTTCACGGTGAGGCGGGACGACCCGCGATTCGCGTACTGGTGCGCGCGGTGAAAGGCGGCCGGGCCCCGACGCGCGTGTTGCCCGGGCTCATGCTCAACGAGGAGGCAGGCGTGCCTAAAAAAAAGGTGAAGGAGATTCTGGAGGGGAGGGCGGTCTTGCCGCTGGCCGAGCCGTGA
- a CDS encoding DUF2007 domain-containing protein: protein MRELVRTNDMVLVSAIGALLDGANIHHLVLDQNMSIIEGSLGILPRRILVHEDDAVEARQLLTEAGLSHELRGDD from the coding sequence TTGCGTGAACTGGTTCGGACCAACGACATGGTGCTGGTGTCGGCGATCGGCGCGCTGCTCGACGGTGCCAACATCCATCATCTGGTGCTGGACCAGAACATGAGCATCATCGAGGGCTCACTCGGCATCTTGCCGCGGCGGATTCTGGTCCATGAGGATGACGCCGTCGAAGCCCGCCAGCTGCTCACTGAGGCCGGCCTCAGCCACGAACTGCGCGGCGATGATTGA
- a CDS encoding polyprenyl synthetase family protein — MAVIVPFETPGASIEELVALVAGDMERVNATILSRTGSDVTMIPEVANHLISSGGKRLRPMLTLAMANLAGYTGDGHIKLAASVEFMHTATLLHDDVVDESEMRRGKLSARMLWGNEASVLVGDFLLGQAFRMMVEVGSLRALDILSAAAATIAEGEVMQLAAAKNTATTEDEYLAVIRGKTAELFAAACEVGPVIANRPKAEQTACRSVGMNLGIAFQLVDDVLDYGGKSAKLGKNTGDDFREGKITLPVVLAFRRGNDTERAFWIRALERGEIGDSDLDHAIGLMNKHRALEDTLSRAQHYGAMAVDALALFPSSPMKSALEQVVAFCLARSH; from the coding sequence GTGGCCGTCATTGTACCTTTCGAAACTCCCGGCGCGTCGATCGAAGAGCTGGTTGCCCTTGTCGCCGGAGACATGGAGCGCGTCAACGCCACGATCCTGTCGCGGACCGGTTCGGACGTGACCATGATCCCGGAGGTCGCCAACCATCTGATCTCCTCCGGAGGCAAGCGCCTGCGGCCGATGCTGACGCTCGCCATGGCCAACCTCGCCGGCTACACCGGCGACGGCCACATCAAGCTCGCCGCCTCCGTCGAATTCATGCACACCGCCACCCTGCTCCATGACGACGTCGTCGACGAGAGCGAGATGCGCCGCGGCAAGCTGTCGGCACGCATGCTCTGGGGCAACGAGGCGAGCGTGCTGGTCGGCGACTTCCTGCTCGGCCAGGCCTTCCGCATGATGGTCGAGGTTGGCTCGCTGCGCGCGCTCGACATCCTCTCCGCGGCCGCCGCCACCATCGCCGAGGGCGAGGTGATGCAGCTTGCGGCCGCCAAGAACACCGCGACCACCGAGGACGAATATCTCGCCGTGATCCGCGGCAAGACCGCCGAACTGTTCGCGGCGGCCTGCGAGGTCGGCCCCGTGATCGCCAACCGGCCGAAGGCGGAGCAGACCGCCTGCCGCTCGGTCGGCATGAATCTCGGCATCGCCTTCCAGCTCGTCGACGACGTGCTCGACTATGGCGGCAAGAGCGCAAAACTCGGCAAGAACACCGGCGACGATTTCCGCGAGGGCAAGATCACCCTCCCCGTCGTGCTCGCCTTCCGCCGCGGCAACGACACCGAGCGCGCCTTCTGGATCCGGGCGCTGGAGCGCGGCGAGATCGGCGATTCCGATCTCGACCACGCCATCGGGTTGATGAACAAGCACCGCGCGCTCGAGGACACGCTGAGCCGCGCCCAGCACTACGGCGCCATGGCCGTCGACGCGCTGGCGCTGTTCCCGTCCTCGCCGATGAAGAGCGCGCTGGAGCAGGTCGTGGCGTTCTGCCTGGCCCGGTCGCATTAA